In Vanessa cardui chromosome 28, ilVanCard2.1, whole genome shotgun sequence, one genomic interval encodes:
- the LOC124541472 gene encoding UDP-glucose 6-dehydrogenase — MVIQKICCLGAGYVGGPTCSVIALKCPNIKVTVCDKSVERINQWNSDKLPIYEPGLDDVVKQCRGRNLFFSTDIETSIVEADLIFISVNTPTKTIGNGKGRAADLKYIEGAARMIADIATSNKIVVEKSTVPVKAAEIIMKILRANTKPGVEYQILSNPEFLAEGTAIVDLVEAERVLIGGEDTPEGQKAVQALCWVYEHWIPAKNILTTNTWSSELSKLAANAFLAQRISSINSLSAVCEATGADVSEVARAVGRDSRIGPKFLEASIGFGGSCFQKDILNLIYLSECLNLPEVAAYWQQVVNLNDYQKTRFTRKVIESLFNTVADKKIAVLGFSFKKNTGDTRESPAIYVSTTLLDEGAKLHIYDPKVEHDQIYYELLHPQVTNEPELVRKNIEIHDSAYSAVSGAHAIVLCTEWDEFKSLDYKKIYEVMMKPAYIFDGRKILDHEALLNIGFHVQTIGKRLSRTSSIRAQGSQTMP, encoded by the coding sequence atgGTTATACAAAAAATTTGCTGTCTTGGTGCTGGCTACGTCGGCGGTCCTACGTGCAGTGTGATTGCGTTAAAATGTCCTAATATTAAAGTGACCGTTTGCGACAAGAGTGTAGAGAGAATAAATCAGTGGAATTCTGATAAACTGCCTATCTACGAGCCCGGCTTGGACGATGTTGTCAAGCAGTGTCGCGGTAGAAATCTATTTTTCTCGACTGACATTGAAACTAGCATCGTGGAGGCCGATTTAATTTTCATCTCGGTGAATACGCCGACTAAAACGATCGGCAATGGTAAAGGCAGAGCCGCTGATCTCAAATACATCGAGGGAGCTGCCCGTATGATCGCAGACATCGCTACGAGTAACAAAATCGTCGTAGAAAAAAGTACCGTGCCAGTGAAAGCGGCTGAAATTATCATGAAAATACTACGCGCTAACACGAAGCCCGGTGTCGAATATCAGATATTGTCGAATCCCGAGTTTCTGGCTGAGGGTACAGCTATTGTGGATCTCGTTGAGGCTGAGAGGGTGCTTATCGGCGGTGAAGACACGCCTGAAGGCCAAAAAGCTGTACAGGCCCTCTGCTGGGTGTATGAACACTGGATACCCGCTAAAAACATCCTGACAACCAACACTTGGAGCTCAGAGTTGTcaaagctggctgctaatgcctttCTAGCTCAAAGAATCTCCAGTATTAACTCACTATCTGCAGTCTGTGAGGCTACTGGTGCTGATGTGTCTGAAGTAGCCAGAGCTGTAGGTAGGGATTCTCGTATTGGCCCTAAATTCCTCGAAGCATCCATCGGTTTCGGAGGCAGCTGCTTCCAGAAGGATATTCTAAATCTCATCTACTTATCGGAATGTCTTAATTTACCAGAAGTAGCCGCATATTGGCAGCAAGTCGTCAACTTAAATGATTATCAGAAAACAAGATTTACACGTAAAGTTATTGAGTCATTATTTAACACAGTTGCCGACAAAAAGATTGCTGTACTCGGATTTTCATTCAAGAAAAATACCGGAGACACAAGAGAATCCCCAGCTATTTATGTATCAACGACGTTATTAGACGAAGGGGCGAAATTGCACATCTACGACCCAAAAGTAGAACATGATCAAATATACTACGAATTACTCCATCCGCAAGTCACAAATGAACCAGAATTAGTTCGTAAGAATATTGAAATCCACGACTCAGCGTATTCAGCTGTATCGGGGGCCCATGCAATTGTTTTATGCACGGAATGGGATGAATTTAAATCACTAGATTATAAGAAGATATATGAAGTTATGATGAAGCCGGCTTACATTTTTGATGGTCGTAAAATTTTGGATCACGAAGCATTGTTGAATATTGGTTTCCATGTGCAGACGATTGGGAAGAGACTGTCGAGGACGAGTAGCATTAGAGCACAAGGCAGCCAAACCATGCCCTAG
- the LOC124541527 gene encoding U4/U6 small nuclear ribonucleoprotein Prp4, with protein sequence MSDDEEVIVAKKPRAVYYGSLEEQEKARLAALAAAAREGVEESGKELGDIQISNEYMELEEEISRDKKALLEEFERRRKARQLNVSTDDDEVRRSLRQLGEPVCLFGEGPAERRVRLRDLLSYLGEDAIHKKLEEEEARIERDRGREGTWYHEGPPELRDARLWIARYSLPRAKHRLNKAREELQLAGSVRAAAKQESQRRASAVSIYCSQIGDTRPISFCRFSSDSQMLITSSWSGLVKVWSVPDCELLQTLAGHTCNVSAAAFHPHAHLPHHFRAKIEKKDEDTKASVEMDTDESSKTVSMASCAYDGSVHLWNFASDSPLASLEGHGPARVSRVEFHPSGRFLATTVFDHSWRLWDLETQKEVLHQEGHAKPVYSVAFQCDGSLIVTGGMDAFGRVWDARTGRCVMFLEGHLGPVLGADCAPAGHHVATAAADHQAKIWDLRRRAAIYTIPAHTHLLSDVRYQKSHGHFLLTSSYDKSAKLWSNPSWHPLRTLSGHDNKVMSADISMDNKYIATCSYDRTFKLWTPDLA encoded by the exons ATGTCTGACGATGAAGAAGTAATCGTAGCAAAAAAGCCCAGAGCAGTTTACTATGGCTCGCTGGAGGAACAAGAAAAGGCAAGGCTGGCGGCTCTGGCCGCAGCAGCCAGAGAAGGAGTTGAGGAGAGTGGTAAAGAGCTAGGAGACATTCAAATTTCTAATG AATACATGGAGCTAGAGGAAGAAATATCAAGGGATAAAAAGGCGTTGCTTGAAGAGTTCGAAAGGAGAAGAAAAGCTCGGCAGTTGAATGTATCCACAGATGATGATGAG GTTAGAAGAAGCTTAAGACAGCTGGGCGAGCCTGTGTGCTTGTTCGGAGAAGGTCCAGCAGAACGGAGAGTAAGACTCAGGGATTTGCTCAGCTA CCTCGGTGAAGACGCAATACACAAGAAGTTAGAAGAGGAAGAGGCTCGAATAGAGAGGGACAGAGGTCGTGAGGGCACATGGTACCACGAAGGACCTCCGGAGCTACGAGACGCGAGGTTGTGGATAGCTAGGTACTCTCTACCCAGAGCGAAACATAG GTTGAACAAAGCTCGTGAGGAGTTGCAGCTGGCAGGCAGCGTGCGGGCTGCGGCCAAGCAGGAGTCTCAGCGGAGGGCTTCCGCCGTCTCCATTTACTGCAGTCAG ATCGGCGACACGAGGCCTATAAGCTTCTGTAGATTCAGCAGCGACAGTCAGATGCTGATAACGTCTAGCTG GTCGGGTCTGGTGAAGGTGTGGTCGGTGCCGGACTGCGAGCTGCTGCAGACGCTGGCCGGACACACGTGCAACGTCAGCGCTGCCGCCTTCCACCCCCACGCGCATCTGCCCCACCACTTCCGGGCCAAG ATAGAAAAAAAGGATGAAGACACGAAGGCGTCCGTGGAGATGGATACGGACGAGTCTTCCAAGACGGTGTCGATGGCGTCCTGCGCGTACGACGGCTCCGTGCACTTGTGGAACTTTGCCAG CGACTCCCCCCTGGCGTCGCTGGAGGGGCACGGGCCTGCGCGCGTGTCCCGCGTGGAGTTCCACCCGTCGGGCCGCTTCCTCGCCACCACAGTCTTCGACCACTCGTGGCGGCTCTGGGATCTGGAGACGC aaaaggAGGTCCTACATCAGGAGGGACACGCGAAGCCAGTCTACAGTGTCGCGTTTCAGTGTGACGGTTCTCTTATTGTAACCGG CGGCATGGACGCGTTCGGGCGCGTGTGGGACGCGCGCACGGGGCGCTGCGTGATGTTCCTGGAGGGACACCTCGGGCCCGTGCTGGGCGCCGACTGCGCGCCCGCCGGACACCACGTCGCCACCGCCGCCGCCGACCACCAG GCGAAAATCTGGGATCTACGTCGACGAGCTGCGATATACACGATACCAGCGCACACGCATCTATTAAGcg ATGTAAGATACCAAAAGAGCCACGGCCACTTCCTGCTGACGTCATCGTATGACAAGAGTGCCAAGCTCTGGTCGAATCCATCTTGGCATCCGTTGAGAACGCTATCCGGTCACGATAATAAg GTAATGAGTGCTGATATATCAATGGACAATAAATACATAGCGACTTGCTCGTATGACAGAACATTCAAACTGTGGACCCCGGACTTAGCTtag